TCTTTCGGCTCACGTTTCTTTCGTAGCGTATGTTGTGGATTTGTGAATGATCGAAGTTCCTGCGTTAAAACTGTCCAGATTTCATTCATGGCTCCAAATATAACAGTAAAGGTTCATCCCGTCGTACTTTTTGCGATCATCGATTCTTTCGAGCGTCGAAATGACGGCGCAGAACGTGTTATTGGCACGCTACTCGGCTCCTACGAGAAAGGCGGTGTTGAAGTCACCAACTGCTTTTGCGTCCCACACAACGAATCTCAGGACGAGGTGGCAGTCGACTTAGAGTTCGCCAAGAACATGTTTGAGCTCCACAAGAAGGTAAACCCTGCAGAAGGCATCGTTGGCTGGTACGCTACCGGTCCAGATGTCACCAGCCACTCAGTGCTCATCCACGACTACTACAGCCGTGAGGCTTCAAATCCCATTCACCTCACCGTGGACACCCTCATGGCAGACGGCAAAATCAACATGAAAGCTTACACAAGTACGCCGTTCGGTGTTCCAGGGAAGAACCTCGGCACTATGTTCTCGCCTTGTAAAATGGAAGTCGTGGGCTACGACGCCGAACTGGTTGGACTTAAGGTAACGCAAGGCACGAAACACAACAAACAACGCAGTGTAGAATGCATTCCTGACTTCGACACTGTCAGCAAGTCGGCCAAAGAGATGCGGGAAATGCTGGAGATCGTCATCACCTACGTGGACGACGTCTTGACGGGGAAGGCGCCTCCCGACAACCAGATCGGACGTATGCTGTTGGACATCATCCAGAGTGTACCACAGATGGAGCCAGAGAAGTTCCAAGACATGCTTAATTGTAACATGAAAGACCTGCTCATGGTTGTCTACCTGGCACAGCTGACTAAGACTCAACTGGGACTCAATGAGAAGCTTAGCCTAATGTAGTAGCATGCAAATAAATACTTCTTGGATGAAGGTCAGACACCGCATGGAATCACATGTATAGGCTGCCTAGAGTATATGGACATCACCATTTTTCTACATAGAGTTAATTTGAGAGCACTAACATACTTTGGAACTAACATACAGTTCGCTTTTATTTCACAAGTTATAAATGTCTGCAATGTGCCCACTGCATTCATGTCTGCTATTGTCACACAATCAGTCATGCGGTTCGTCAAGATCGGTTAGCTATTGTGGTGCTGCGCTTTACCTTCCTAGGGCTTTCACTGTGTGGTAAAATGCGCATGATTGCACATAATTGACGCGAAAGGCAGCACTAGGTGACGTGACAGATGAGAACAATGCACACTTGCAGTGTGTTTTGCTCATCATCCTCGCACATTGAGCCGGAACGACCGAAGACTTGGAGTGCCAGTTGCACATTCCCGAATCACTTTCTTCGCATGACTTGGACTGGAACAGGTGGCCCTCTCAGAACTGTAGCATCACGTAGCTGTCCTAGAAGTTCTACTTGGATCTGAGTGCCTGGTGTTGCCAGGTACCAAGGCAGATAAGCCATTGCAAGGCTTGCTTGTGATTGCACACCAAATGAACCAGATGTGGTGTATCCGACAGCCTGAAATCGGTAGAGGGAACCATTACACAATACCCACTAATATTTATGTAATTAGAAAGTTCACCTTATTGCAGCACCAGACTGTCTCATTCCCTTCAGGGTCAATATCGTCTGCATCGACGGCTGCGTGTACTAATGTCCGGCGAGGACCTTCCTGCAGTATTTGCTTTAGCGATTGTTTCCCGATGAACTCCGCTTCCTTTTTAAGCTTGACGAATGACGCCAAACCAGCTTCAAATGGATTAGTGTCTACAGTCATCTGTATTGGAAGATGCGAAAACCTCAGATTCAACATATtcaaataagaaaaaaataatccATCAATCACTTTTGCTTTGAAAGGAAAGGATTGCTCTCACGTCGGCACCCCAAAGTCTGAATCCCTTTTCGATTCGAAGGCTGTTGAGTGCATACGTTCCAAAATCTCCAATATGAAATGGAGCACCTGCTTCAAGAAGGGCATTGTACAGTTTTGAAGTATCCTTTCGGTCGTGGTACAGCTCCCATCCAAGTTCACCTAAAATAAAGAAGTAGTGAAATGATGGTTGCTTGGAACAAATGGGGCAATGCACATTCACCTGCATCAATATTCCTGAATTACCCCCAAGGATGTGACTACAGTCCGTGCTTCACCCTCTCAACTGTACTCACACTTACAACTAAAAAAATACTTGCGCCTCTTTTGAGCGTGTTGAAAAAAATTTCATTTGAccagattctttttttttttaccaatccACAAAATGCAGAAACTGCTCCGCTCTTACCTGTGTATGAAATTCGCAGTGCTGTGACTGGAACCTCTGCTATAGACATTTTTCTCGCGTGCAGGAATGGAAATGTTTTGTCATCCAAAGGAACGTTAGTAAGCTGGGATAAGACGTTTGCTGAGTGGGGACCTGCGATTCCAAGGGCGGCAATGTCGTCTGTGACGTTCTGAATCGTTACATCCGAGGTGGGAGCGTGATCACCAAGATGCTCTTCCATCCATCTGTGTAAATCAACGAGTAGATTTACAATAGTTCAGAAAAAGCCCACATAAATGCTTACGGCCCCATTCAAAGTATTTTTCTGGCACCATCTACTTCCTTTCCTTGATCAAGTGCATACTCTAAGCATGCAAAACTTGTGATGTGACCAGTTTACTTTTCTGTACCTTTACTTTTGTCGTGCTTTAAACGTGCCTCACAATATACCAAATTACCCATGTAGCCGAAGGCAGCGTGTCATGTGACATATCTTGCACTGTCTGGCACTGAGAAGATGTGCTTGGGACCCGGTTGTGGGACACATTTCGAGAGAAACATTTGGAAGGTTTTTACTAAACAGATcagtttaaagggacagtccagTTCCAGTCAATTTTCGAagctatagtgtcattttattcctcgtggaccactgcCTACGGTATCAACACGGTCCCACGTGAAATAGTGGcatagtttgactgttattggATGGAATACAATGTATTCCCAGCACCCCCCACCCACACACACCCCTAACACACccccaagaagaaaaaaaaaaactgccagaGCTGCCACAGTCAGCCCTCAAAACAG
This portion of the Ornithodoros turicata isolate Travis chromosome 3, ASM3712646v1, whole genome shotgun sequence genome encodes:
- the LOC135388812 gene encoding eukaryotic translation initiation factor 3 subunit F-like encodes the protein MAPNITVKVHPVVLFAIIDSFERRNDGAERVIGTLLGSYEKGGVEVTNCFCVPHNESQDEVAVDLEFAKNMFELHKKVNPAEGIVGWYATGPDVTSHSVLIHDYYSREASNPIHLTVDTLMADGKINMKAYTSTPFGVPGKNLGTMFSPCKMEVVGYDAELVGLKVTQGTKHNKQRSVECIPDFDTVSKSAKEMREMLEIVITYVDDVLTGKAPPDNQIGRMLLDIIQSVPQMEPEKFQDMLNCNMKDLLMVVYLAQLTKTQLGLNEKLSLM